A stretch of the uncultured Cohaesibacter sp. genome encodes the following:
- the eutB gene encoding hydroxyectoine utilization dehydratase EutB, with the protein MGSANVEIAKDKWVSLADILRAKRRIAPHIVNTPLVASPSLSRLTGGDIYLKFEHRQHTGSFKFRGATNAVLSLGDDQKTKGIAAVSTGNHGRALALAAKQAGTRCVVAMSELVPQNKRDGIAAYGAEVVIHGRSQDEAQKAVDRMIAENGMATIPPFDHADVIAGQGTLGVEIIEQLADIDTVLVQLSGGGLISGVAAAIKAVSPTTRIVGISMQRGAAMHASLAAGKPVEVEELPTLADSLGGGIGLNNAYTFAMTRALVDEVFLLNEDEIAKGVHHAYWCEEEVVEGAGAVGIAALLVGKIKAPGRCVAILSGRNIDITQHHKLISNQPVER; encoded by the coding sequence ATGGGTTCGGCCAATGTTGAAATCGCTAAGGATAAATGGGTTTCGCTGGCGGATATCTTGCGGGCAAAGCGGCGTATTGCGCCCCATATCGTCAACACGCCACTTGTTGCATCCCCATCCCTGTCACGGCTGACCGGAGGCGATATATATCTCAAGTTCGAGCATCGCCAACATACCGGGAGCTTCAAGTTTCGCGGGGCAACCAATGCGGTCCTTTCCCTTGGTGATGATCAGAAGACCAAAGGCATTGCAGCGGTCTCAACCGGCAATCATGGGCGGGCGCTGGCTCTGGCCGCAAAGCAAGCAGGCACTCGCTGCGTGGTCGCTATGTCCGAGCTGGTGCCACAAAACAAGCGCGATGGTATCGCGGCCTATGGAGCGGAGGTGGTCATCCATGGCCGCTCGCAAGATGAGGCGCAAAAGGCGGTGGATCGCATGATCGCCGAAAACGGAATGGCGACGATCCCGCCTTTTGACCATGCCGATGTCATTGCAGGGCAGGGCACATTGGGGGTCGAAATCATCGAGCAGCTGGCGGACATCGATACCGTGTTGGTACAGTTGTCGGGCGGAGGCTTGATTTCAGGTGTCGCCGCCGCCATCAAGGCGGTGTCTCCGACCACCCGCATTGTCGGTATCTCCATGCAGCGGGGCGCGGCGATGCATGCAAGTCTTGCCGCGGGCAAACCGGTCGAAGTGGAAGAGCTGCCGACCTTAGCCGATTCACTTGGCGGAGGGATAGGATTGAACAACGCCTACACCTTCGCCATGACACGCGCCTTGGTGGATGAGGTTTTTCTGCTCAATGAAGACGAAATCGCCAAAGGCGTGCACCATGCCTATTGGTGCGAGGAAGAGGTGGTTGAAGGGGCTGGCGCTGTCGGCATTGCAGCTTTGCTGGTAGGAAAGATCAAGGCTCCGGGCCGGTGTGTGGCGATCCTGTCAGGGCGCAACATCGATATCACCCAGCATCACAAACTGATTTCCAACCAGCCCGTCGAGCGCTAG
- a CDS encoding ectoine utilization protein EutA, translating to MVKQLNLTLSLRNRTVPARIGLILLETDHTTELEFARHMPHDLVGVYANRIPYANPTTPENLRKMTPLIGEKASQILPEADLDVVYYGCTSASFVIGDDVVAEHIRAAKANSTVVTPTMAAVAACRHLSVSKLAVLTPYLAETSALLDPYMESAGLSVVSHCCLGIEDDRIMAALDDKSLIKAAVAADHPDAEALFISCTALRAVEVVPALETRLGKPVITSNQAAIWHILRHLGLPQPKRNPCHLFRTLDGTARH from the coding sequence ATGGTGAAGCAACTCAATCTGACCTTGTCTCTGCGCAATAGAACCGTCCCTGCGCGGATCGGACTGATCCTGCTGGAAACGGACCACACCACCGAGCTGGAATTTGCCAGACACATGCCGCACGATCTTGTTGGTGTCTATGCCAACAGGATCCCCTATGCCAACCCGACAACGCCGGAAAATCTGCGCAAGATGACGCCTCTGATCGGTGAGAAGGCTAGTCAGATCCTGCCTGAAGCAGATCTTGATGTGGTTTACTATGGTTGCACCTCGGCCTCTTTCGTCATCGGTGATGATGTGGTCGCAGAGCATATCCGCGCGGCCAAGGCAAATTCGACGGTCGTGACACCAACGATGGCTGCCGTTGCGGCCTGTCGTCACCTTTCTGTCTCAAAGCTCGCCGTCCTGACGCCATATCTTGCCGAAACAAGTGCATTGCTCGACCCCTATATGGAGTCAGCCGGCCTTTCCGTGGTCTCCCATTGCTGTCTGGGGATCGAGGATGACCGCATCATGGCAGCTTTGGATGACAAGAGCCTGATCAAGGCTGCTGTGGCGGCCGATCACCCTGATGCAGAAGCCTTGTTCATTTCCTGCACGGCACTGAGGGCGGTGGAAGTGGTTCCCGCGCTTGAAACCCGCCTTGGCAAACCGGTCATTACCTCAAATCAGGCCGCCATTTGGCATATTTTGCGGCATCTGGGATTGCCGCAGCCAAAGCGCAATCCGTGTCATTTGTTCCGAACCCTCGACGGGACGGCGCGTCACTGA
- a CDS encoding universal stress protein gives MFEKIIVPIDGSPCSMHALEKAVELQKLCGLDCVLKILCVYRHQGAQEASLSMVRPSAPEVIDKALSQNAREVVQEAKARVYELGGRNVTAHVKQGPTARTIMRFASDNKADLIVMGGRGLGDLEALLLGSVSHKVTSLAHCPVMIIR, from the coding sequence ATGTTTGAAAAAATCATCGTGCCCATAGACGGCTCACCATGTTCCATGCATGCCTTGGAAAAGGCTGTTGAGCTGCAAAAACTCTGCGGGCTGGACTGTGTCCTTAAAATTCTGTGCGTCTACCGACATCAGGGCGCGCAGGAAGCCTCCCTTTCAATGGTGCGGCCCAGCGCTCCGGAGGTGATCGACAAGGCGCTTTCGCAGAATGCAAGAGAGGTGGTGCAGGAGGCCAAGGCCCGCGTTTACGAATTGGGGGGGCGGAATGTGACCGCCCATGTCAAACAGGGCCCCACCGCGCGCACGATCATGCGCTTTGCTTCGGACAATAAGGCCGACCTGATCGTCATGGGGGGACGCGGACTGGGGGATCTCGAAGCGCTTTTGCTTGGGAGTGTGTCGCACAAGGTGACAAGTCTTGCACATTGCCCGGTCATGATCATTCGTTGA
- a CDS encoding TRAP transporter large permease: MALTMFFVMLALLLVGFPMMIPLIAGASIGFYSMFGGFDKMDFMVQQFMAGIRPASLIAVPMFILAADIMTRGQSAGRLIDMVMKFVGHIKGGLAVTTATACTLFGAVSGSTQATVVAVGSPLRPRMLKAGYKDSFILALIVNSSDIAFLIPPSIGMIIYGVVSNTSIAELFIAGIGPGLLILVLFSIYSIIYAYVNDVPTEPKASWRERLEAVLGAIWPMGFPVIIVGGIYGGVFSPTEAAAVCVFYAVILEMIVFRSLNLADLYEIAKSTGLITAVVFILVAAGASFSWVISFAQIPQHILAAIGISEMGPIGVLVVISVAFFIGCMFVDPIVVILILVPIFTPVIKAVGLDPVLVGTIITLQVAIGSATPPFGCDIFTAMAVFRRPYFDVIKGTPPFIFMLIGVSALLIMFPQIALFLRDFAFR; encoded by the coding sequence ATGGCTTTAACGATGTTTTTTGTGATGCTTGCGCTCCTGCTCGTTGGATTTCCGATGATGATTCCGTTGATTGCGGGGGCCTCCATCGGTTTTTATTCGATGTTTGGCGGCTTTGACAAAATGGACTTCATGGTCCAGCAATTCATGGCTGGCATCCGTCCGGCCTCGCTGATTGCGGTGCCCATGTTCATCCTTGCCGCTGATATCATGACACGGGGGCAGTCAGCAGGTCGGCTCATCGATATGGTGATGAAATTTGTCGGCCATATCAAAGGCGGATTGGCCGTGACGACTGCAACGGCCTGCACCCTGTTCGGCGCTGTCTCTGGCTCAACACAGGCCACCGTGGTTGCAGTGGGATCGCCCTTACGCCCACGTATGCTCAAGGCAGGCTACAAGGACTCCTTCATTCTGGCGCTGATCGTCAATTCCAGTGACATCGCCTTTCTGATCCCCCCATCAATCGGCATGATCATTTACGGCGTCGTGTCCAACACCTCGATTGCCGAGTTGTTTATTGCCGGGATTGGGCCGGGGCTCCTGATCTTGGTCCTCTTTTCAATCTACAGCATCATCTATGCCTATGTGAATGATGTGCCCACTGAACCAAAGGCAAGTTGGAGAGAGCGCCTTGAAGCGGTGCTCGGCGCGATCTGGCCGATGGGTTTTCCGGTGATCATTGTGGGGGGCATCTATGGAGGTGTCTTCTCGCCCACCGAGGCTGCTGCGGTTTGCGTCTTTTATGCGGTCATTCTGGAAATGATCGTTTTCCGGTCTCTCAACTTGGCCGATCTTTACGAAATTGCCAAGTCGACGGGGCTGATCACGGCTGTTGTTTTCATTCTGGTGGCGGCGGGGGCATCCTTTTCCTGGGTGATTTCCTTTGCCCAAATTCCGCAACATATTCTGGCTGCAATCGGAATATCCGAGATGGGGCCGATCGGCGTCTTGGTCGTTATTTCGGTGGCCTTCTTCATTGGCTGCATGTTCGTTGATCCGATTGTGGTCATATTGATACTGGTGCCGATCTTCACCCCAGTGATCAAGGCGGTGGGCCTTGATCCTGTGCTGGTGGGGACCATCATCACCCTGCAAGTGGCAATCGGATCGGCAACGCCACCCTTCGGGTGCGATATATTCACGGCAATGGCGGTATTCAGAAGGCCTTATTTCGACGTGATCAAAGGCACACCGCCCTTCATTTTCATGCTGATTGGGGTGTCCGCGCTGCTTATCATGTTTCCGCAGATTGCCCTGTTCTTGCGTGATTTCGCGTTTCGCTGA
- a CDS encoding TRAP transporter small permease yields MSMDNQTETTLPGFLGLIDISIARIESVMLALGVILMATNTVANVIGRFVFQNSIFFSEELNRFLIVLITFSGISYAARQGRHIRMSAIFDKLAGPVRKVLMIIIALSTAAIMIALAYFSFSYIQTVAKSGRLLPALQIPVYWIYLWVPVGLLLTGLQYILTAIRNITSKDIYLSSQVLEGYSDDEFEV; encoded by the coding sequence ATGTCTATGGATAATCAAACAGAGACAACTTTGCCCGGTTTTCTCGGGTTGATCGACATTTCGATTGCCAGAATAGAGTCGGTGATGCTGGCGCTTGGCGTGATCCTCATGGCAACGAACACGGTCGCCAATGTCATCGGTCGGTTCGTTTTTCAAAACAGCATCTTCTTTTCCGAGGAACTCAATCGCTTCCTCATCGTTCTGATTACATTTTCCGGCATATCCTATGCAGCCCGTCAGGGGCGACATATCAGGATGTCGGCGATTTTCGACAAGTTGGCCGGACCCGTGCGCAAGGTGCTGATGATCATCATCGCGCTCTCGACAGCCGCAATCATGATCGCGCTGGCCTATTTTTCCTTTTCCTACATCCAGACGGTTGCCAAATCCGGACGCCTTTTACCTGCCCTGCAGATTCCCGTCTACTGGATCTATCTTTGGGTGCCCGTGGGGCTTCTTCTCACCGGTCTGCAATATATTCTGACCGCCATTCGCAACATCACATCGAAGGATATCTATCTTTCAAGCCAGGTGCTTGAAGGCTATTCCGATGACGAATTTGAGGTTTAG
- the dctP gene encoding TRAP transporter substrate-binding protein DctP: MKTRFLNGLGSATCAAALLAGVSMMPSVAHADTWKYAIEEAITEVQGVYATKFKEEIEKNSDHEVQIFPYGTLGESADTMEQTQAGILQFVDQSPGFTGALIPEAQVFFVPYLLPTDTEKLNEFFRTSKAINEDFAKLYAEQGLELLKMFPEGEVAMTTKEPVKSREDLNEVKFRVMTNPLLVEAYKAFGATPTPLPWGEVYGGLQTNIIQGQENPTSFIESTKLYEVTDVITYAGHSNFTTAVMANKAFYDGLSEEDKKLVQDAATTAFDYILDYQKGLEKEALDKIKAAKPSIVVNVLSEEERAPFKAAAQKVEAKFIEMTGDSGKAILDQMKADLKAVNGK; this comes from the coding sequence ATGAAAACGCGATTTTTGAACGGTCTTGGCTCTGCAACATGTGCTGCTGCACTGCTGGCGGGTGTTTCCATGATGCCTAGCGTGGCGCATGCAGACACCTGGAAATATGCCATTGAAGAAGCGATCACTGAAGTTCAGGGCGTTTATGCCACGAAATTCAAGGAAGAGATCGAGAAGAACTCCGATCACGAAGTTCAGATTTTCCCCTATGGGACGCTGGGCGAGTCCGCTGACACGATGGAACAGACCCAGGCGGGCATTTTGCAGTTCGTTGATCAGTCTCCGGGCTTCACCGGAGCGTTGATCCCGGAGGCTCAGGTTTTCTTCGTGCCATACCTTCTGCCAACCGACACCGAAAAGCTCAATGAATTCTTCCGCACCTCCAAAGCCATCAACGAAGATTTCGCCAAGCTTTATGCCGAGCAAGGGCTGGAACTCTTGAAAATGTTCCCCGAAGGCGAAGTCGCCATGACGACCAAGGAACCGGTCAAGAGCCGTGAGGACCTTAACGAGGTCAAGTTCCGCGTCATGACCAACCCGCTGCTGGTGGAAGCCTACAAGGCCTTCGGTGCCACGCCGACGCCGCTGCCTTGGGGTGAGGTCTATGGTGGTCTTCAGACCAACATCATTCAAGGTCAGGAAAATCCGACAAGCTTCATTGAATCCACCAAGCTTTACGAAGTGACCGATGTCATCACCTATGCTGGCCACAGCAACTTCACGACCGCAGTGATGGCAAACAAGGCCTTTTATGACGGCCTGAGCGAGGAAGACAAAAAGCTCGTTCAGGATGCCGCGACGACTGCATTCGACTACATTCTCGACTACCAGAAGGGCCTTGAAAAAGAGGCGCTTGATAAAATCAAGGCCGCCAAGCCTTCGATTGTCGTCAATGTGCTGAGCGAAGAAGAGCGGGCACCTTTCAAAGCTGCAGCACAGAAGGTTGAGGCCAAATTCATCGAAATGACCGGTGACAGCGGCAAGGCTATTCTGGACCAGATGAAAGCTGATCTGAAAGCCGTCAACGGGAAGTAA
- a CDS encoding PLP-dependent aminotransferase family protein gives MPDPDHLQRPVYKTLQSLIIDAIDAGDLRAGERMPTHREFAYQLKISVQTVSRTYDALCKLGYLVGEVGRGTFVRYREGSEASMPFLPNRQEGLIDLSMLKPVTSTLHYDAMQKGLGELSKGFTRDLVHSFRPDEAFRDHLTIACRWLKSHHIHADPYSAIFTNGAIPALTASIMSAAPPGSTICAEDVSFHSIRPLCEYLGIRLQTVGMDEEGLRPDEFEAACQNASLRALIVSPTVANPRAYVMGSARRQEIIDIARRHDVFIIENDVLGTLIKGAPVTMHQLDPERVFYITSFSKTIMPGMRIGLLITPPSMYVSTKNRHLVTNWMANPLMVDLLTHWFENGTADQLINWQARALNRRQKLADKLLAGHRFSSHKYAPHIWLPLPKIWNEQEFLDRARKKNVALAGSLPFIMAEHSNEGDPEKLNAVRIALGPCDESLLTHALKVVSTLLASGDEKPLPMF, from the coding sequence ATGCCAGACCCCGACCACTTGCAACGGCCAGTCTATAAAACACTTCAGAGCCTGATCATCGATGCTATTGATGCAGGTGATTTGCGTGCCGGCGAGCGCATGCCGACCCATCGAGAATTTGCCTACCAGTTGAAGATTTCGGTCCAGACCGTCTCGCGCACCTATGATGCGTTGTGCAAGCTGGGTTATCTGGTGGGCGAGGTCGGACGCGGGACATTTGTTCGGTATCGGGAAGGCTCTGAGGCGTCCATGCCTTTCCTGCCGAACCGGCAGGAGGGCTTGATCGATCTGTCGATGCTCAAGCCTGTTACCTCGACCTTGCATTATGACGCGATGCAGAAGGGGCTTGGCGAATTATCCAAGGGCTTCACACGGGATCTAGTCCATTCCTTTCGTCCCGATGAGGCCTTTCGGGATCATCTGACGATCGCTTGCCGCTGGCTGAAATCCCACCATATCCATGCCGATCCCTACTCAGCCATTTTCACCAATGGTGCGATCCCGGCCCTGACGGCGTCCATCATGAGCGCCGCTCCGCCCGGCTCGACCATCTGTGCAGAGGATGTCAGTTTTCACAGCATCCGGCCGCTATGCGAATATCTGGGCATACGATTGCAAACGGTTGGTATGGACGAAGAGGGGCTTCGGCCCGACGAATTCGAGGCAGCCTGCCAGAATGCCTCCCTGCGGGCATTGATTGTGTCGCCGACAGTCGCCAATCCGCGCGCCTATGTCATGGGCAGCGCAAGGCGACAGGAAATCATCGACATCGCCCGAAGGCACGATGTCTTCATAATTGAGAATGATGTGTTGGGAACGCTGATCAAGGGCGCCCCGGTGACAATGCATCAGCTTGATCCCGAGCGGGTCTTCTACATTACCTCTTTTTCCAAGACGATCATGCCGGGCATGCGCATCGGTTTGCTCATCACGCCGCCCTCGATGTATGTCTCCACAAAAAACCGACATCTTGTGACCAACTGGATGGCCAACCCTCTGATGGTCGATTTGCTGACGCACTGGTTTGAAAATGGAACAGCGGATCAATTGATAAACTGGCAGGCAAGGGCGTTGAACAGGCGTCAGAAACTGGCCGACAAGCTGCTTGCCGGACATCGCTTCTCATCGCACAAATATGCACCACACATCTGGTTGCCGCTGCCCAAGATCTGGAACGAACAGGAGTTTTTGGACCGGGCCCGAAAGAAGAATGTCGCGCTTGCCGGCAGTCTGCCTTTCATTATGGCCGAACATTCCAACGAGGGGGATCCGGAGAAACTCAATGCCGTGCGCATTGCTTTGGGGCCGTGTGATGAAAGTCTGCTGACCCATGCCCTTAAAGTGGTCTCGACGCTGTTGGCCTCAGGCGATGAAAAACCTCTGCCTATGTTTTGA